The following are encoded together in the Candidatus Methylomirabilota bacterium genome:
- a CDS encoding STAS domain-containing protein, which produces MPPRLRVRRRERDRQHVLKFEGQVDGSTACHALDVLARTPPDGREIVLDLSSLTVVETFGLEVLSRGLRELARERRVRILGAPHLVPMMNQLAASLRAEHAA; this is translated from the coding sequence ATGCCTCCCCGGCTACGGGTTCGCCGGCGCGAACGCGACCGGCAGCACGTCCTCAAGTTCGAGGGCCAGGTGGACGGCTCGACGGCCTGCCACGCCCTCGACGTTCTCGCGCGGACGCCTCCTGACGGGCGGGAGATCGTCCTCGATCTGTCATCGCTGACCGTCGTCGAGACCTTCGGCCTCGAGGTGCTGTCCCGGGGGCTCCGTGAGCTCGCGCGCGAGCGGCGGGTACGCATCCTCGGGGCGCCGCACCTCGTGCCCATGATGAACCAGCTGGCGGCGAGTCTGCGCGCCGAGCACGCGGCGTAG